The following coding sequences lie in one Epinephelus moara isolate mb chromosome 17, YSFRI_EMoa_1.0, whole genome shotgun sequence genomic window:
- the LOC126404345 gene encoding uncharacterized protein LOC126404345 isoform X2 has protein sequence MMKLWSRLCFLVLATSSISRGQNVTAVSQDGPVLTTSPPLMLANATQNDAARTPPTPSPQTQTSVNATDLSSQNITTPEKGPQSTDDVVTTQEVNGKAAQTTAPVSTAGGGRDGVTTVTTVAIATTSASPTTAIASTAGSSWGYAILVLIILVIIVLCAILYFLRRVSRTYSFDLHRQVPANHLDEPIGTFEPVYLDDLDQPAPKDQVTTDDLSPPPVSNGTPLQSEEHGSNGETAPQEQPDANGLQPSPASNSSPSLDDNPADKTPSPLSSTNLFFDGIGEEQQNENNNNPSVCSSDPFVEINLDEPAWCDQFLTSPEASSSVLPFTPFSFSSSPSSS, from the exons ATGATGAAGTTGTGGAGTCGCCTCTGCTTCCTCG ttCTAGCAACTTCTTCAATTTCCAGAGGACAAAATGTAACTGCTGTTTCTCAAG ATGGTCCTGTCCTTACTACTTCCCCACCACTGATGTTAGCAAATGCAACTCAAAATGACGCTGCCCGCACACCGCCCACTCCTTCTCCTCAGACTCAAACCTCAGTGAATGCAACAGATCTGTCTTCACAAAACATAACG ACTCCAGAAAAAGGACCACAGAGTACAGACGACGTGGTTACAACACAGGAAGTCAATGGCAAAGCAGCGCAGACGACAGCCCCGGTCAGCACCGCGGGAGGCGGGAGGGATGGTGTCACTACTGTGACGACAGTCGCCATAGCGACGACCAGTGCCTCACCGACAACAG CAATCGCAAGCACAGCAGGTTCGTCCTGGG gTTACGCGATCCTGGTATTGATCATCCTGGTGATCATTGTTCTGTGTGCCATCCTCTACTTTCTCAGGAGAGTCTCCAGG ACGTACTCGTTTGACCTCCATCGTCAGGTTCCCGCCAACCATCTTGACGAACCCATCGGCACCTTTGAACCAGTCTACCTGGATGACCTgg ATCAACCAGCTCCTAAAGACCAAGTGACCACCGATGACCTTTCACCTCCTCCAGTATCCAACGGCACACCTTTACAGTCGGAGGAACACGGCTCCAATGGAGAGACCG CTCCACAGGAACAGCCAGATGCAAACGGTCTGCAGCCTTCACCCGCCAGTAACTCCAGTCCCTCGCTGGACGACAACCCGGCTGATAAGACTCCCAGCCCACTGAGCAGTACCAACCTGTTCTTCGATGGTATTGGGGAGGAGCAGCAGAacgaaaacaacaacaacccat CGGTTTGTTCCAGTGACCCatttgttgaaataaaccttGACGAACCGGCGTGGTGCGATCAGTTCCTAACCTCCCCTGAAGCTTCATCTTCTGTTCTCCCCTTCActcctttctccttctcttcctctccctcttcttcttag
- the LOC126404345 gene encoding uncharacterized protein LOC126404345 isoform X1 — protein MMKLWSRLCFLVLATSSISRGQNVTAVSQDGPVLTTSPPLMLANATQNDAARTPPTPSPQTQTSVNATDLSSQNITTPEKGPQSTDDVVTTQEVNGKAAQTTAPVSTAGGGRDGVTTVTTVAIATTSASPTTAAIASTAGSSWGYAILVLIILVIIVLCAILYFLRRVSRTYSFDLHRQVPANHLDEPIGTFEPVYLDDLDQPAPKDQVTTDDLSPPPVSNGTPLQSEEHGSNGETAPQEQPDANGLQPSPASNSSPSLDDNPADKTPSPLSSTNLFFDGIGEEQQNENNNNPSVCSSDPFVEINLDEPAWCDQFLTSPEASSSVLPFTPFSFSSSPSSS, from the exons ATGATGAAGTTGTGGAGTCGCCTCTGCTTCCTCG ttCTAGCAACTTCTTCAATTTCCAGAGGACAAAATGTAACTGCTGTTTCTCAAG ATGGTCCTGTCCTTACTACTTCCCCACCACTGATGTTAGCAAATGCAACTCAAAATGACGCTGCCCGCACACCGCCCACTCCTTCTCCTCAGACTCAAACCTCAGTGAATGCAACAGATCTGTCTTCACAAAACATAACG ACTCCAGAAAAAGGACCACAGAGTACAGACGACGTGGTTACAACACAGGAAGTCAATGGCAAAGCAGCGCAGACGACAGCCCCGGTCAGCACCGCGGGAGGCGGGAGGGATGGTGTCACTACTGTGACGACAGTCGCCATAGCGACGACCAGTGCCTCACCGACAACAG cAGCAATCGCAAGCACAGCAGGTTCGTCCTGGG gTTACGCGATCCTGGTATTGATCATCCTGGTGATCATTGTTCTGTGTGCCATCCTCTACTTTCTCAGGAGAGTCTCCAGG ACGTACTCGTTTGACCTCCATCGTCAGGTTCCCGCCAACCATCTTGACGAACCCATCGGCACCTTTGAACCAGTCTACCTGGATGACCTgg ATCAACCAGCTCCTAAAGACCAAGTGACCACCGATGACCTTTCACCTCCTCCAGTATCCAACGGCACACCTTTACAGTCGGAGGAACACGGCTCCAATGGAGAGACCG CTCCACAGGAACAGCCAGATGCAAACGGTCTGCAGCCTTCACCCGCCAGTAACTCCAGTCCCTCGCTGGACGACAACCCGGCTGATAAGACTCCCAGCCCACTGAGCAGTACCAACCTGTTCTTCGATGGTATTGGGGAGGAGCAGCAGAacgaaaacaacaacaacccat CGGTTTGTTCCAGTGACCCatttgttgaaataaaccttGACGAACCGGCGTGGTGCGATCAGTTCCTAACCTCCCCTGAAGCTTCATCTTCTGTTCTCCCCTTCActcctttctccttctcttcctctccctcttcttcttag